A window of Castanea sativa cultivar Marrone di Chiusa Pesio chromosome 8, ASM4071231v1 genomic DNA:
TTTAAAACTCCATAACTCAAGGATTAATAGTTCGAGTTTCACCattgaactcgagttttaaaaacacgAGATGCtagtttttcaatttgttttgaaatgTAACAACTAACGAAATTCTTAGAAATTTAAGGTTAAATgggggaaaaaattaaataaaatatttaaacgttatcttatttatttattttacttggACCACCGTTTTAGCTTTATACTCCAATCAAAACGTCAGCATTTTCTCCGCCGGTAGTTTTCGTCCTTGCAACGCTTATAGAAAATGCAGTGCTCGAAAGATGGTGTTCGTATTTGCCGTACGACGTTCCGTTCAGGCAGATGGTTGTGGGCCCACCACTCTTCCACCAAGTTATGTGTTGGAGGTCGTTTCTAACTTTCACTTTtcaatttatctttatctttttttgaattttcagtaTCAAACTCATATTCCTAAAATTGCTCGATtgagaaatttattaatttaattgagATCTGTTTGCTATCAATTTTCTCTAGTATATGTTATTCCAGGATGcgaatataaaatatgcaatagtttaaaattttgactGAGCGCACATAATTTCTGTTGGTTTGGGTTCCAAAATGGTATAAATAATTAGGTTCAGTGGTTTTAGTGTTCATTTGATATATTAAGTTTCTGGGTCCTGTATCCTGCACTTAATCAAATGAGAGAGGCCAATTGAATTCTCACATGCCCAAATGGAATGCACAAATCAATAGGTTTGGCATAACAAGTTTTTCGGGATCAGGATTCTCTATAGTTAACTTCTTCGTGGAGTAGTTAAAATCCTAGCCAGTCATGAGATTAAATTAATGGTTCAGATTTTGGGAGTCTTTATTTCCTGGTCTCCTGAGAATATCAGTACTTCATGGCCGAATTTTGTAAGAGTAATGTTTAGTTTTGGATTATAGGACTTTCCTATGATACTAATGAAGCTGTTCTTAAGGATGCTTTTGGACAACACGGCGAGATAATTGAAGGTAATGTAGTAGATTATTTGGTTGTAACTTATTACTTATGCTTTTAGGTTTGATGACCGTGAATTTAATTGAGGGTGTTATGCTCTTGTCATATTTAGCAGTTAAAGTTATATGTGATCACGTTAGTGGAAGATCAAAAGGGTATGGGTTTGTGCGGTTCACTTCTGAAACTACTGCTACCATAGCTCTAAAAGAAATGGATGATCAGGTAAATTTACTTTGGcatgatattatttatttatgcctTACAAAGAGCCCTGTTAAGGGCCTAATCTCAAATCGAAATTAATGTGATTTACTAGCATCTTATGATCCTCTTCAGATGTTGGATGGCAGAAATATCCGTGTGCATTATGCACACCAGGGGTAGCAACTTGGATCTCAAGTACAAGCACTTTGAGTGGTTATTATAGTATTGTTGAGACCACACCCAATTGTTAATTGTATTTTAGATTAAGTTGTTTTCCTATATATTATACTAAGACCTCATATGGAGTCTCCCCAAAATGTTGTCTGTCCAACACTTGGAAGTGATATTAGAGAGGACAAATAGGTATTCCTGATTATGTGTAGCCCATCAATGAGCATCCATTGTAGAAAACCTAACAAGTATAGCATTGCTTTCATTGCAAAAGAGCATACAATAATTTAGAAATACTAAAATCTAGGTACAGTTTTTTAGGAGCAGAAATTAGGtctttaatttaaattcaacaGTAAGGTAGCAGAAactaataaactaaatagtTGAGTTtagttttcttaaaatagataacaatgtttgtttttgttattgatCAATAGAACCATGTGGTGGTAGAATTCAATTGGGAATCTAAGATCTTAATAATACTTGTAGTTAAGTTTTGCACAtttgaaaaatttcaatctATTATTAGGCCGAGGTTTCTTACAAAAATTATTAGAGTATTTCTCTAATAATAAGCATATTTCCTAGAATCTCTCACGGTTATTCCTTGATTAcctcataacaaaaaaaaaattaggataaCAGTCCACAATATGCCACTCAAGTTTACATACACTATAAATAGAATTTCATGCAATCATCAAGGTGTGTCTtgattattataaataaataaataaatatcctACTTTCTTTCTAAAAAGAGGGAATATTCAATCAACTGATTCATCTGAGTATCTTAACTAACATATATAGTAGGGTCTCTAAAGAATATAGGTTGTTGAAAAGCTTCATGCATGTCATTTCGACCATAAAATTCAtgttaaaaaattgaacttaaTGTCTACTTGCTAGTCAGTATACATTATAATCATCCCTCTTTGATATACTAATtgtaaatagaataaaaaaaatttccaatttttgACATCTTACACaagatttttctattttgttttgatgGGGGAGATGAGATGAGGAGCTACAAGCTATATACAAAGATTGTGAGTGTTAAATGTTAATACATGCACGGTAGCAGTTCATTTATCAATTTTACCAAGGCATAGCCATCATTACCGACCAGAATTTTAGCCACAGGGATGCCTCAATCCCATATGTGagcctttcttttattttactctttttaaGTTACAAACTTTCAGACACTCTATCAGCAAACACAAAGACACCAAAACTGGGTTACAAAAACTATGATTGAGGAAACCACTTCAAACCAAACAATTGAACTAACACTcacaaattaagaagaaaaaagaacaaatacaACACATAAAGAAGAATTGTCCATATGCAGATCTAGAGCAACTAATGTGGATGATAAAAAAAGGGTTCTTACTACAAGCTAGAGCAAACAACCTTCTAAAATGACACAGAGTACTCTTTGAATCCCTTTTAGTGCGTAAACAACCTCCATGAATCTTAACATTTATGTCATAACCTAGCTAGAGCAAACTAATTACAAATCACTTCTAGAAAACTAAAATCAATATGATTTTTCCCAATCCTCTAATTcctaattaaaagaaaatgaaattcttTATTGTTTTCATCTTTTGGTTGGGACCAccttcatatatattttgatttttatgtCACTTTCCAATTGCCgacaaaataaattacaaatcttttttttttctttagcttctttttttcccttgaaagTAGCCTTATCTACGCTaggattcttttactttttgGGTTGTCACTCTAAGTTCAGAGGAGGCATAATTGGCTTATACTTGGAGACAACTTGGATTTTGTGTAGGAAAAATGTGTGGTGAGTGTAGAAGTTATAGTTTGCTGGTATGGGTGGGTCATGGTCCATGAGATGAGAACAACAGTAATGTACGCGCAGAGGACTATTTTgttgggtttatttttttgtagtggagACAGTTTGTTCTGTTTCACAGTTGTACAGATTCTTGAAAAGGGAACAAAGAGCATGTGTAGCCAgctgggagagagagagagagagagagagagagagagagagagagagtgagagagagagtggctAACTTGGATTGGCCTTGCCTATCTGGACCTTTATAATTTGACCCAAAGTTTCTATCAAACTACGCCAAGTTTTGGGCTGGCAGACAGAAATGCCATGGGAAAAAAGCACTCATGATCTTTTGAAAAAGagcctttattttttaaagatgaaTTCTACAGTGCacactttttttccccctctatacatatatatatatatatatatatatatatatatatatatatattaataataaacaaacaattaaGATTAGACATGTATGGTACTATATACCACAAAAAAAGGTGTCTACCATAGAATGATCTTATTTTTTAGCATGGAAAACAAAATATAAGGCAGTAGTAAGAACATCATCCTTGTATCTATAAGATTATCCTTTCATATGtagaatataaatataatagtgatccttctaaaatatcattttctagttgttagacttatggttaaatgattaaattcctGGTTTTACTTTACCcccatttaaaaagttaaattcccACTTGTTGGGCACCCACTTATAAAGGGAAAGTTTAGGCCCACAAATGAGGTAAGTGATTATATTCATCATTTCcaaatagtttaaacttttaggacaattggtaatttaacaataGTAATAGtgatacaacttttttttatagaattttcttttcttttcattttttttcatttttataaaagcAAAGGATAATATAGGAAATTTAACTTTCTCTATTGAAAATCTTCATATGTTTtagaataaatttattttaagttatcGTTTGTTAAAGGATGGAGTGAGTCCATCTTTTGTGTAAAATACACTAATAGTCGATATCTTCTCCTTCTCTCCCAAAAAGATGCAAGACTTATTAAAGATTTTGGCCACTTAGGTGACATTTTCCTGATATTGTCCCAATTCCTGTACATTTAGATAGTTTGAGGCAAATTCAAACAACTATGTgaactttcttttcatttttgaggaaaatatggaaTTGAAATTATTCTAGATTTATCAACTAGTTTTCACTATGCCTCCTTTTAacccggaaaaaaaaaaaaaaaaaaaaaaaaaaaaaaacactcctacACCTCAAAAAACTTATGATCTTACCTCCAGCTGTTACTTATTTTAGAAAGAAATGCTATATGTGAATAGCTTTACAACTTAATAGCACTGCCTAAACTTTTAATAAAGAGAATTAAGGTTGCCCATTTCTTTCTTCCTGCTTCttgtaataattaaattataaaaaaaaaaagcatttgatTTAAAACTCATTGGTCAAATGCACATACCACCCTGACAATCACAAATTAAGAAACATATGACACTAGatttatacttttcttttttctatttaaagtcCATACAGAGACTGGATCAGATCTCcatcttttccttttgtaaatctactttgaactttgaacagCTATAATCCTTTAATTAATAAACCTATTAGGAAttatactttatttttcctATAGATTTTCAACTTTGCTCATTGCTAAACAAGGACCTCATTGGGGTTGGCTTTATAGGCCACTCAAAATAGTAAACTCTTCAGGCAAATATCTTAATCTAAATGCCCGGGAAATCATTACAAAAAATCCTCTGAAAAATTGCTTTTATTGGTAATTGATCAAATAAACTCCGACATAAGCATCATAAGCAACATTAAAACTTTATGAAATGTTTGAAAATGTGTGGGAAGCTATCAGCAAACACAAAGACACCAAAACTGGGTT
This region includes:
- the LOC142605551 gene encoding glycine-rich RNA-binding protein 2, mitochondrial-like isoform X2 is translated as MQCSKDGVRICRTTFRSGRWLWAHHSSTKLCVGGLSYDTNEAVLKDAFGQHGEIIEVKVICDHVSGRSKGYGFVRFTSETTATIALKEMDDQMLDGRNIRVHYAHQG
- the LOC142605551 gene encoding glycine-rich RNA-binding protein 2, mitochondrial-like isoform X1, whose translation is MQCSKDGVRICRTTFRSGRWLWAHHSSTKLCVGGLSYDTNEAVLKDAFGQHGEIIEAVKVICDHVSGRSKGYGFVRFTSETTATIALKEMDDQMLDGRNIRVHYAHQG